CGTATGATTCTGGCTAAAATGTATTTGAATGCTCAGGTGTACATTCAGGCCGATCGTTTTGATGACTGTATTACAATGTGTAACGCGATTATTGACGGCGGATATATTTTAAAACCAAAATATCTGGATAATTTTAAAGCAGATAACAACACTTCTCAGGAAATTATTTTCGGAATCCAGTCAGATGGAGCGGTTTCTCAAAACTGGGGAGCAACAACAGTACTGACAAACGGACAAATTGGTGCGTGGGAAAATAATGGAGCCGACTTTGGAATTGGCGGCTGGACCGGTGCGCTTAGAATCAGAAAAGAATTTGCTCAGAAATTTGACGGAGCAAAATTTACTCAGGATACCAGAAATACAATTGGTAAAGGTGTTACGGGCGATCCCGGAAAACAAAGATCTATTGATATTGATGATATCGGTGTGAAAACACAAGGTTATATTTTATCTAAATTTTCTAATAAAACTTCGACAGGAGTTAACGGAATCAGCTCTACGTATGCAGATACTGATTTCCCGCTATTCAGATTAGCCGATGTGTATTTAATGTATGCAGAAGCCACTTTAAGAGGCGGAAACGGTACAACAAGTCAGGCATTAACCTATGTAAATGCTTTAAGACAAAGAGCGAATTCTAATTTGACTGTCGGCAACATTACTTTAAGTGATTTAACGCTTGATTTTCTAATTGATGAAAGAGCACGCGAATTACACTGGGAAGCACATAGAAGACAAGATTTAATTCGTTTTGGAAAATATACCGGAGGATCATACAATTGGGCATGGAAAGGAAATTCATCAAAAGGAATTGCGATCCCTTCTTATATGAGTGTTTTTCCAATTCCGGAAGCATCATTGGGTGCTAATAGAAATCTTACTCAAAACACAGGTTACTAAACTTTTTTTAACGTAAACGATATACAAAATGAAACTTATATATAAATTATTTATAGCAGTTGTAATGCTGACAGGATTCTGGTCTTGTGAAAATGAAGAAAATTTAATGATTTTAGAACCTCAGGAAGCTGCATTTGCTATCATTACTCCGGAAAGCGGTTCTTCGACCATCCTGAATAAAGATACACCAAACAATACAGCCCTGACTGTAACCTGGGAAAAGGTAAATTACGGTAATCCAACCATTATTACCTATACAGTTCAATTTGCAGCAAGTAATACCGAATTTGCAGCACCGGTAGATATTACAAGCACTACAAGTACTCATGCAACGGTTACAGTAGCTGAACTAAATGCAAAAGCACTTGAACTGGGATTAACCGCAGATGTTGAAGGAACAATCGATGTTAGAATTAAATCTACAGTTGGAACCATGCTTTCAGAACCAAAATTTTCTACACCTATTACAATTGCATTGACTCCTTACAGAGGAGTATTCCCTAAAATTAATTTATTTTTAGTAGGACCGGGCACCG
This portion of the Flavobacterium gelatinilyticum genome encodes:
- a CDS encoding RagB/SusD family nutrient uptake outer membrane protein — translated: MKKYIVTAVVALTLVFQSCTDDLNVVSKDDDVLSSDVLFSTPDGYKKAFAGVYGNLTLTGVLGPDNSSLEGVDAGTSQFTRCLLYMQELTTDELVWSYENDGGTAELQRNIWTAANPVILGMFSRTMVSVSYANEFLRQSTPEKLSSRGINDAATLADIALYRQEVRVLRAYAYYNMMDLFGKAPMYTENDPVNFTGPEFNRKQLFDFIETELKTVLPDLKAARTNEYGRLDQSMARMILAKMYLNAQVYIQADRFDDCITMCNAIIDGGYILKPKYLDNFKADNNTSQEIIFGIQSDGAVSQNWGATTVLTNGQIGAWENNGADFGIGGWTGALRIRKEFAQKFDGAKFTQDTRNTIGKGVTGDPGKQRSIDIDDIGVKTQGYILSKFSNKTSTGVNGISSTYADTDFPLFRLADVYLMYAEATLRGGNGTTSQALTYVNALRQRANSNLTVGNITLSDLTLDFLIDERARELHWEAHRRQDLIRFGKYTGGSYNWAWKGNSSKGIAIPSYMSVFPIPEASLGANRNLTQNTGY